Proteins encoded together in one Spirochaetota bacterium window:
- a CDS encoding DUF2937 family protein has translation MLDRNAILLAPVRFVDSLLDRICAALGAVALAQFPQFCAQYIQRLGGHADEAARNIEKYREIAKETGKSLYQYSQHLLNSKDPAVFKTGQKIAGDLERYNQLAAALKELQNAPSYKKFIVFIQNVDLDIARSTLSNFIPGLPVTVEGAAYAAAGIIIGMIVYFCVSRLVIVAVKKIGGKKKPVMNPMAR, from the coding sequence ATGCTTGATAGAAACGCGATACTCCTCGCCCCGGTCAGGTTCGTCGATTCCCTCCTGGACCGGATCTGCGCGGCCCTGGGGGCCGTGGCCCTGGCCCAGTTTCCCCAGTTCTGCGCCCAGTACATCCAGCGCCTCGGCGGCCACGCGGACGAGGCGGCGCGCAACATCGAGAAGTACCGGGAGATCGCGAAGGAGACCGGGAAGAGCCTCTACCAGTACAGCCAGCACCTCCTGAATTCGAAGGACCCGGCGGTGTTCAAGACGGGCCAGAAGATAGCCGGCGACCTGGAGCGGTACAACCAGCTCGCCGCGGCCCTGAAAGAGCTGCAGAACGCGCCCTCGTATAAAAAGTTTATCGTGTTCATCCAGAATGTCGATCTCGACATCGCCCGGTCCACGCTGAGCAATTTTATCCCCGGCCTGCCGGTCACCGTGGAGGGGGCCGCCTATGCCGCGGCCGGTATCATCATAGGCATGATAGTCTATTTCTGCGTGAGCAGGCTCGTCATCGTGGCGGTGAAAAAGATCGGGGGGAAGAAGAAGCCGGTGATGAACCCGATGGCACGATGA
- a CDS encoding ATP-binding protein — protein MNKPEEILIPYDKMKEQIEKELLSYYDKGDAGDLAPPRISFEKGATLIAFGTHPITSPVLVDFLLVVKKYLTHVRVHSFDSGYYAFQALNRNIFKTENILDNIKVEFFVLSTSSKVEITKKGNLSQEEVNMVIELFQHARAAVRQDPAHRLRMLGASIVEPDKDLGWDYIAGYDEVKRKIRESIILPLKNPDMYDSIARMTRKIFESNRPRAILFDGAPGVGKTTAARIIAGESELPLVYVPVESIMSKWYGQSSQNLSQVFDACEDMGGAIIFLDEIDSLAGSRDQNMFEATRQVLSVLLRRLDGIDSAATTITIGATNRKDDLDHALISRFDQTILFPLPNAAERSAIFGNYAKHLDGDECSHLGERSEGLSGRNVKDICEFTERRWARKILIKKSEPTPPPFDFYRQSLRIWKETK, from the coding sequence TTGAACAAACCTGAAGAGATTCTCATACCCTATGACAAGATGAAGGAGCAGATCGAGAAGGAGCTCCTCTCCTATTACGACAAGGGGGACGCCGGGGACCTGGCCCCGCCCCGGATATCCTTCGAGAAGGGCGCCACCCTTATCGCCTTCGGGACCCATCCCATAACCTCCCCCGTGCTGGTGGACTTCCTCCTGGTGGTGAAGAAGTATCTCACCCACGTGCGGGTCCACTCCTTCGACAGCGGCTACTACGCCTTCCAGGCCCTTAACAGGAACATCTTCAAGACCGAGAACATACTGGACAATATCAAGGTGGAGTTCTTCGTGCTTTCCACGTCTTCCAAGGTGGAGATAACCAAGAAGGGGAACCTCTCCCAGGAAGAGGTGAACATGGTCATCGAGCTCTTCCAGCACGCCCGCGCCGCGGTCCGGCAGGACCCGGCGCACCGCCTGCGGATGCTGGGGGCCTCCATCGTGGAGCCGGACAAGGACCTGGGCTGGGACTACATCGCCGGGTACGACGAGGTGAAGCGGAAGATACGGGAGTCGATCATCCTTCCCCTGAAGAATCCCGACATGTACGATTCCATCGCCCGGATGACGCGGAAAATCTTCGAGTCGAACCGCCCCCGGGCCATCCTCTTCGACGGCGCTCCCGGCGTGGGCAAGACCACGGCGGCGCGGATCATCGCCGGGGAGTCTGAGCTCCCCCTGGTCTACGTGCCCGTGGAATCGATCATGTCGAAGTGGTACGGCCAGTCCTCCCAGAACCTGTCCCAGGTCTTCGACGCCTGCGAGGACATGGGGGGCGCCATCATCTTCCTGGACGAGATCGATTCCCTGGCCGGCTCCCGGGACCAGAACATGTTCGAGGCCACGCGCCAGGTCCTGTCGGTGCTCCTGCGGCGTCTCGACGGCATCGATTCGGCCGCGACGACCATCACCATCGGGGCCACCAACCGGAAGGACGACCTGGACCACGCACTGATAAGCCGCTTCGACCAGACGATCCTTTTTCCCCTGCCGAACGCGGCTGAACGGTCCGCCATATTCGGGAACTACGCCAAGCACCTGGACGGGGATGAGTGCTCCCACCTGGGCGAGCGTAGCGAGGGCCTCTCCGGCCGCAACGTGAAGGATATCTGCGAATTCACGGAGCGGCGATGGGCCCGGAAGATCCTCATCAAGAAGAGCGAGCCGACGCCGCCTCCCTTCGATTTCTACCGGCAGTCGCTGCGGATCTGGAAGGAGACGAAGTGA
- a CDS encoding RNA methyltransferase has translation MGDPITSIDDSRLDVFRNVRDRDLRSEGIMIVEGHHCVERCVAAGFDVLSVLCENGRHAGPLADQVRIPVYGVGRDVMERVAGYGFHRGIMAAARRPAALAANEFISTLSVECPLGIVCVDRCASGENLGSIVRSAHAFGYGAVIASASADPFSRRVIRVSAGSVFSVPVIEAEDMGEVVQALKRVARCRVYAAVTDPSSAAFDACPVARRRAVLLGSEGSGLSGDLAALCDEAVHVPMSGAIDSLNLAVAAGIILQRFGINSPGSPRW, from the coding sequence ATGGGAGATCCCATTACGTCGATCGATGACTCCCGCCTGGACGTTTTCCGCAACGTGCGGGACCGTGATTTAAGATCCGAGGGGATCATGATCGTCGAGGGACATCACTGCGTGGAGCGGTGCGTCGCCGCCGGTTTTGATGTCCTGTCCGTCCTCTGTGAAAACGGCCGCCATGCGGGGCCCCTGGCGGACCAAGTCCGCATTCCGGTCTACGGCGTCGGCCGCGATGTCATGGAGCGGGTCGCCGGGTACGGGTTCCACCGGGGCATCATGGCCGCGGCCCGCAGGCCCGCGGCTCTTGCCGCCAATGAATTCATTTCAACGTTATCCGTGGAGTGTCCCCTCGGCATCGTCTGTGTCGACCGCTGCGCCTCAGGGGAAAACCTCGGCAGCATCGTGAGGAGCGCCCATGCCTTCGGGTACGGCGCGGTCATTGCATCGGCCTCGGCCGATCCCTTCAGCAGGCGCGTGATCCGCGTATCCGCGGGGAGCGTCTTCTCGGTTCCGGTCATCGAGGCTGAGGACATGGGGGAAGTCGTCCAGGCGCTAAAGCGCGTCGCCCGGTGCCGGGTCTATGCGGCGGTCACGGACCCTTCAAGCGCCGCCTTTGACGCGTGCCCCGTGGCGCGGCGCCGGGCCGTGCTCCTGGGCAGCGAAGGGTCCGGCCTCTCCGGGGACCTCGCCGCCCTGTGCGACGAGGCGGTCCATGTGCCGATGAGCGGCGCCATCGACTCGCTCAACCTCGCCGTGGCCGCGGGGATCATATTGCAGAGATTCGGCATTAATTCCCCTGGTTCTCCGAGATGGTGA
- a CDS encoding WG repeat-containing protein — protein sequence MIIKWIGNAGILFLIIAAGCVRQARVTTDDIQDAMTFSEGLAGYEIKGKWGFADRHGRVAVPPQFALVSPFSQGLAAVKLVAMWGYISRSGRMEINPRFDEARDFSEDLAAVRVKGSWGFINRRGDFAIAPQFEGARSFSEGRAAVMIGGRWGFIQKKGKIEINPTYRDTGDFCAGLAPVRTDKSDDAWGYINQRNAMIIQPQFDGAGNFDRDTGLAPVKIDTLWGYIGKNGKNAINPQFQAADPFYRGRAAVKKDGLWGYLDHKGGFAVQNRFSFADDFHDDLVLVVEDGRGGFIDRDGKRTGALRDLRTAVRNTNDPVRPKGPTTSGPSGIDEIKLNILMAGVLRHQGKADQAREYLRKAVNLLDDEIGKSHGRRAYLFKAQVLCGLGDFDGAMAVTDEYAGRHPNTGEESMMRALVTAARKGPGATVNGHLTEALSRGVAAMNDRDFWFFVEKSGVFDTYVKSGDLRVLISLKGKTLLPEGRKKQPRSGGSDHGESKWDSSIWFLYLFVGEDYMWILETVLELTEHMVHFIGFMSEILEPICYVMAAIIVLQNARVKAENRGCGVKLTWTWAQIIFGGPVGLTGFWVNPQEDCGSAKKCYPPDHLKINIDTSKPVPASATAKLTASKVDFPAQYRFRFEFEGHAPRETEWLGSNEFEYPVQKFMKGDNVKTTVFVMARNSRTGQVSADGPEKITYVTVKDPDPYIEKITGFDYDPRDDEIPCNLDDTVTIRARGGRCSSGEGELWMFQPFLNNVQKGSNFPREGNTVKWNPKSNCGTAGLRYKPGDKLKFRVYARCRNHEQFSTDGVFTKEFTISENQGN from the coding sequence ATGATAATTAAATGGATCGGTAATGCAGGCATTCTCTTTCTGATCATCGCAGCCGGATGCGTCCGGCAGGCCAGAGTCACCACCGATGACATCCAGGACGCCATGACCTTTTCCGAGGGACTGGCTGGATACGAAATTAAGGGAAAATGGGGATTCGCGGACCGTCACGGCAGGGTGGCGGTGCCCCCGCAGTTCGCCCTGGTATCCCCCTTTTCCCAGGGCCTGGCTGCGGTGAAGCTTGTCGCCATGTGGGGATATATCAGCCGGAGCGGCCGCATGGAGATCAATCCCCGGTTCGACGAAGCCCGGGACTTTTCCGAGGACCTGGCAGCGGTGCGGGTGAAGGGATCCTGGGGCTTCATCAACCGGCGCGGGGACTTCGCCATTGCGCCGCAATTCGAAGGGGCCCGGTCCTTTTCCGAGGGCCGCGCCGCCGTGATGATCGGCGGCAGATGGGGCTTCATACAAAAGAAGGGAAAGATAGAAATAAACCCGACCTACCGCGATACCGGGGACTTCTGCGCAGGTCTCGCGCCGGTGCGGACCGATAAGAGCGACGATGCCTGGGGATATATCAACCAGCGGAACGCTATGATCATACAGCCTCAATTCGACGGAGCGGGCAACTTCGACAGGGACACGGGCCTGGCGCCGGTGAAGATCGACACCCTCTGGGGCTACATCGGCAAGAACGGCAAAAACGCGATCAATCCACAGTTCCAGGCGGCGGACCCGTTCTACCGCGGCCGCGCGGCCGTGAAGAAGGACGGGCTGTGGGGCTACCTTGATCACAAGGGCGGCTTTGCCGTACAGAACCGGTTCTCCTTCGCCGATGATTTTCACGACGACCTGGTCCTCGTGGTGGAGGACGGCCGGGGCGGCTTCATCGATAGGGACGGAAAGCGGACAGGGGCCCTGCGCGACCTCAGGACCGCGGTGAGAAACACGAACGACCCGGTCCGGCCGAAAGGGCCCACAACATCGGGACCGTCGGGTATCGACGAGATAAAGCTGAACATCCTCATGGCAGGGGTGCTGAGGCACCAGGGTAAGGCTGACCAGGCGCGGGAATATCTGCGAAAGGCAGTGAACCTTCTCGATGATGAAATCGGCAAAAGCCACGGCAGGAGGGCCTACCTGTTCAAGGCCCAGGTCCTCTGCGGCCTCGGTGACTTTGACGGCGCCATGGCCGTAACAGACGAATACGCCGGCCGCCACCCGAACACCGGCGAGGAGAGCATGATGCGGGCACTGGTGACGGCTGCCCGGAAGGGACCCGGAGCCACTGTCAATGGACACCTCACCGAGGCGCTCTCGCGGGGCGTCGCCGCCATGAACGACCGGGACTTCTGGTTCTTCGTGGAAAAATCCGGCGTCTTCGACACCTATGTGAAAAGCGGCGACCTGAGGGTGCTCATCTCCCTGAAGGGAAAGACGCTGCTCCCGGAGGGCCGGAAAAAACAGCCGCGCTCCGGGGGAAGCGACCACGGCGAGTCAAAGTGGGATTCCTCCATATGGTTCCTCTACCTTTTCGTCGGCGAGGATTACATGTGGATCCTCGAGACCGTGCTGGAACTGACCGAGCACATGGTGCACTTTATCGGGTTCATGTCGGAGATCCTGGAACCGATCTGCTATGTCATGGCCGCCATCATCGTGTTGCAGAACGCCCGCGTGAAGGCTGAAAACCGGGGATGCGGCGTGAAACTCACCTGGACCTGGGCCCAGATCATATTCGGCGGCCCCGTGGGATTGACCGGCTTCTGGGTCAATCCACAGGAGGACTGCGGCAGCGCCAAGAAATGCTATCCGCCGGACCACCTGAAAATCAACATAGACACGTCGAAACCCGTGCCGGCGAGCGCCACTGCGAAGCTCACGGCGTCAAAGGTCGACTTCCCGGCCCAGTACAGGTTCCGCTTCGAATTCGAGGGCCACGCCCCCCGGGAGACCGAGTGGCTCGGAAGCAACGAATTCGAGTACCCGGTGCAAAAATTCATGAAGGGCGACAATGTGAAAACCACTGTCTTCGTCATGGCGCGCAACTCGAGGACAGGACAGGTCTCCGCCGACGGTCCCGAAAAAATAACCTACGTAACGGTCAAGGACCCGGATCCCTACATAGAGAAGATCACCGGCTTCGATTATGATCCGAGGGACGACGAAATCCCCTGCAACCTCGACGACACGGTGACGATCCGCGCCAGGGGAGGCCGCTGTTCCAGCGGCGAGGGAGAGCTCTGGATGTTCCAGCCCTTCCTGAACAACGTGCAGAAAGGGAGCAACTTCCCCCGGGAGGGGAACACGGTGAAATGGAACCCGAAATCGAACTGCGGCACGGCGGGCCTGCGCTACAAGCCCGGGGACAAGCTCAAATTCCGCGTCTATGCCCGCTGCCGCAACCATGAGCAGTTCTCAACCGACGGTGTCTTCACCAAGGAATTCACCATCTCGGAGAACCAGGGGAATTAA